Sequence from the Collinsella aerofaciens ATCC 25986 genome:
AGCACGTCATTCTCAACAACGGCTACTGCCCGCGCCATCACATCATCACCGTCGAGCAGATCGTCGACGCGACGGAGGCCCACCCCGACGCGCTCGTGCTGGCGCACCCCGAGTGCAAGGCCGACGTCCTGGCCGAGGCCGACTACATCGGCTCCACCGCCGGCATCATCAAGTATGCCGAGGAGTCCGACGCGAGCGAGTTCATTATCGTGACGGTCCGCGGCGTGCTCTACGAGCTCGAGCGCCGCTGCCAGGGCACTGGCAAGAAGTTCTACTTCCCCGCGGTGCAGCCCGCCTGCGTCAACATGGACCTCATCACGCTCGAAAAGCTCGTGCACTGCCTGGAGACGGGCGAGGGCGAGGTGCAGATCGGCGTGTCGGACGAGGCTGCCGACCAGGCCAAGCTCACGCTCGACCGTATGCTCGAGTACGCAGCACGCTAGAACAATGTTGCATGAGGGACGGTCCCTTATGTCACATTCAAGGGAGAGGATTCCTGTGGAAACCAAGCAATACCCCGATATGGAGTGCGACGTCGTCATTGCCGGCTGCGGCGTAGCGGGTCTGTACGCGTCCCTCAATCTGCCGACGAGCACGCGCGTGATCATGCTCTCCAAGGGCGCGGTCGATGAGTGCGATTCGATGCTCGCGCAGGGCGGCATTTGCGTGCTGCCCGAAGGCTCGGACTACGATGCCTTCTTTGAGGACACCATGCACGCCGGCCACTACGAGAACCGCCGCGAGAGCGTCGACATCATGATTCGCTCGAGCCGCTCGGTCATCAACGACCTGCTGGCGATGGGCGTGGACTTTGAGCGCAAGGCCGACGGCGGCCTCGACTTTACCCGCGAGGGCGCACACAGCCGTCCGCGCATTGCCTTCCATGCCGATATCACCGGCAAGGAGATTACGACCAAGCTGCTTCAGGCTGTCCGCAAGCTGGACAACGTGCAGATTTTGGAGCACGTGGCCATGACCGACATCCTGACGGGCGAGCGTGACGGCGCCACGGTGTGTGCCGGTGTCGTCGCCGTTCCCGTGGACGAGGACAACTCGGTTCGTCCCGCCGACGAGCTGACAAATGCCGCCGAGGGCGTGCATGCCGGCGAGCCGTTTAAGATCCATGCCCGCCACACGCTGTGGGCAACGGGCGGCATCGGCGGCGTATACGACCATTCGACTAACTACCCGCAGCTCACGGGCGACGCCTGCTACATCGCTCAGGAGCATGGCATTAAGATGGAGCACCTGGACTACGTGCAGATCCATCCCACGGGTCTGTTCTCGCCGCAGCCGGGTCGCACGTTCCTGATCAGCGAGAGCTGCCGCGGCGAGGGCGCGATTTTGCTCAACGCCGCCGGCGAGCGTTTTACCGACGAGTTGCAGCCGCGCGACGTTGTCGCCGCCGCCATCCGCGAGCAGATGAAGCAGGATGACACCGAGCACGAGTGGCTGAGCTTTGCCCCCGTCGAGCGCGACGTGGTGACCGGGCACTTTGCCAATATCCGCGCGCGCTGCCTGGAGGACGGTCGCGACATCCTGGATGAGCCCATTCCCGTTACGCCGACGCAGCACTACTTTATGGGCGGCGTGTGGGTCGACAAGGACGGCCGCACCTCGATGCCCGAGCTCTACGCCGCGGGCGAGACGGCCTGCAACGGCGTTCACGGCAAGAACCGCCTTGCTTCAAACAGCCTGCTCGAGGCGCTGGTCTGGGGTCGTCGCGCCGCGTGGTATATGCGTACCGGCGAGTCGCTGGCCGTGGAGCAGGCGGGCGATCCCGCGCTCGATGGCCGTCATCGCGCCCTGGGCGCCGACCCTCTGGCAATCGATGATTTGGCCCGTGCCGCCGGCACGCAGGCCGTGGAGGAGTAGACCATGAATCCCATTACCATGAAGCTCGTCGTCGATGATCTGATTCTGCAAGCTCTGCGCGAGGACATTACGTTTGAGGACGTGAGCACGGCGAGCGTGTGCCCCACGGCGCGTCCCGCCACGGTGGAGCTTATCGCCAAAGCCGATGGCATCATTGCCGGCCTGGATGTGTTCGCTCGCACCTTTGAGCTGCTGGATTCGCAGAGCTCGGTGCTGTTTGATGTTGCCGACGGTGACGAGGTACATGCCGGCGACCACGTGGGTCAGGTGCGCGGCGATGCGCGTGTGCTGCTTTCGGGCGAGCGCGTGGCGCTCAACTACCTGCAGCGCATGAGCGGCATCGCTACTTACACGCATCGGATGGCGGCTGCGCTCGAGGGCACCAAGACCGTGCTTGTCGACACGCGCAAGACCACACCGGGCATGCGCGTGTTTGAGAAGGCGGCGGTTGAGATTGGCGGCGGCAGCAACCACCGTTACAACCTGTCGACGGCCGTCATGCTCAAGGACAACCACATCGATGCCGCCGGTGGCGTGACACGCGCGATCGAGATGGCGCGCGCCCATGCATCGTTTACCACGACGGTCGAGATCGAGTGCGAGAACCTGGACATGGTGCGCGAGGCCGTGGAGGCCGGCGCCGACATCATCATGTTCGACAACATGACCCATGACGACATGGCCGCCGCTATTGAACTTATCGCCGGCCGCGCCAAGACCGAGTGCTCGGGCAACGTGGATGCCAGCAATATCCGCGCGCTTGCCGACCTGGGCGTTGACTTTATTAGCTCGGGCGCCCTGACGCACTCCGCGCCGATCCTCGACCTCTCGCTTAAGCACCTGCGTCTGCTGGACGGTAAATAATGAACGCCCGCGAGCGTCGCCGTGCCATCATGGCCGTGCTCGAGGGGGCCAAGGGGCCCGTATCGGGCAGCGCGCTTGCCCGCGAGGTGGGTGTGAGCCGCCAGATCGTGGTGCAGGACATCGCCCTGCTGCGCGCCGATGGGCACGATATCGTGGCGACCAACCGCGGCTACGTGCTGCAGGAGGCCCCCAGCAGCCCCGCCGTGCCTACGCGCTTGGTCAAGGTTCGCCACAGCGTGGAGCAGGCAGGCGATGAGCTCACGAGTATCGTCGACGCCGGCGGCGCCGTGCTCAATGTGATTGTCAATCACCGCGTGTACGGTAAGATTACGGCCGACCTGGACATCCGCAACCGCCGCGATGTCGAGCGCTATCTGCGCGATATCGAGAGCGGCAAGAGCTTTCCGCTGCTAACGGTGACGAGCGGCTATCACTTCCATCGCATTGCGGCGGAGGACGAACAGACCCTCGACGAGATCGAGGCCATGCTCAAGGAGAAGGGCTACCTTGCCGATTTAATGCCCTACGAGGATGATCTCTCGTAGCCGACGCTGCATCTATAAGTTGCGGTGAAATAGTTCCTAAAATCGGCATCTAAGCCATAAAACAGGAACTATTCCACTGCAACTGCCAAGGGTCCCGCTCCAAATTAGCTGCCCACACATGCAAAAGGAGGCCTCCGCGGCGATGCGGAGGCCTCCTTTTTTGTGCACGGTGTACTTTTGAGTGTGCAGGTGGGGGAGTTGTTACTCCTCGACGATCTCGGTGATCGCGCCAGCGGGGCAAGCGTCCTGGCAAGCGCCACAGGCGACGCAGGAGTCCTCGTCAGCGACGGTAGCGACGTCCTGGAGCTCCAGAACGCCAGCGGGGCAGGAGTCGACGCAAACGCCACAAGCGATGCACTCGTCGGCATCAATTACGGGATGAGCCATGGTAGTTTCCTCTCTGTTGACCGACGCTACAGGTGATGCGCGCCGGTTTGATTCGGGCAAAAACATACCACGGGAGCGACCGTTTGCAATACCCTCTGACCGGCATCTTCATACCGTTCGCCGAGTATGCCAAGGTTTACTAAAAAACACGCAGGTGGGGCCGTTGAGCTGCATAAATGTTAGCTAAAGGTGACTTGAAATATAGGGCGATTGAGCGTGCTTGCGGAAACCGCATCCCATTATTTTGTCGAAAAACGGGTTGCAGTTTCCGGTTAGGCCCGCTAGCGGAAAATGCGAGCCGGTATCAGCTCTCAAAACGGGATACGGTTTCCGGTTGAGCCTTCAGACGGAAACTGCGACCCGGAATCCACGCTCAAACCGGGATGAGCTTTCCGCAAGACGGCCCCCAGGCACCCCCGGACGCAAACCTCAGCCATCTCTACATAGATCTCGATAGATTTGCCGAGAACTCAAACAGTGCGTCTACCTGCGCATTTAAGAACCTAAACTCTCAGCAATAAGAAATCTTATATGAATTGACTTAGATTTTGTATATTCCGGCCCATAAGGGGATACACTACATCCTGAAAGACAAGCCGAAACACCGCTCGGCAGACCGCCGAGTCGGTGTAAACGCACAAGAGAGAGGGAATTTCTAATGGGCAAGATTCTTGGTATCGACCTTGGTACTACTAACTCCGCAATGGCCGTCCTCGAGGGCGGTTCTCCGACCATTATCGTGAACGCCGAGGGCGACCGCACCACCCCGTCCGTCGTGGGCTTCCGTGCTGACGGCGACCGCGTCGTGGGTAAGGCCGCTAAGAACCAGGCTGTCACCAACCCCAAGAACACCGTGTTCTCCATCAAGCGCTTCATGGGCCGCAAGTACTCCGAGTGCACCTCCGAGATCAAGACCGTGCCGTATGAGGTCAAGGAGGGCCAGGGTGGCCGTGCCGTCGTCGACATCGAGGGCAAGGATTACACCGCTGAGCAGGTGAGCGCCATGACGCTCGCCAAGATGAAGGCCGACGCCGAGAAGTATCTGGGCGAGACCGTCACCGACGCCGTCATCACCGTCCCGGCCTACTTCAACGACGCCCAGCGTCAGGCCACCAAGGACGCCGGTAAGATCGCCGGCCTCAACGTCAAGCGTATCGTCAACGAGCCGACCGCTGCTGCTCTGGCCTATGGCCTGGACAAGCAGGGCACCGACCAGCGTATTCTGGTCTTTGACCTGGGCGGCGGTACCTTCGACGTCTCCATCCTCGACCTCGCCGACGGCGTGTTTGAGGTTCTGTCCACCTCGGGCGATAACCACCTGGGCGGCGACGACTGGGATCAGCGCGTCATCGACTGGATGGCCGATAAGTTCCAGCAGGAGAACGGTGTCGACCTGCGTCAGGACCCCATGGCCCTGCAGCGTCTGAAGGAGGCCGCCGAGAACGCCAAGAAGGAGCTCTCCGCCGCCCAGCAGACCACCATCAACCTGCCGTTCATTACCATGAACCAGTCCGGCCCGCTGCACCTCAACTACACGCTGACCCGCGCCGAGTTCGAGAAGATCACCCGCGACCTGCTCGAGCGCTGCAAGCAGCCTGTCACCAATGCCCTGCGCGACGCCAAGCTTAAGCTCTCCGATCTGACCGAGGTCATCCTCGTCGGCGGCTCCACCCGTATGCCCGCCGTCCAGGAGCTCGTCAAGACCATGACCGGCAAGCAGCCCAACATGTCCGTGAACCCCGACGAGGTCGTTGCCGACGGCGCTGCCGTCCAGGGCGGCGTGCTCACCGGCGACGTCGAGGGCATCCTGCTGCTCGACGTTACCCCGCTGTCGCTGGGCGTCGAGACCATGGGCGGCATCATGACCAAGATGATCGACCGCAACACCACGATCCCGACCTCCAAGACCGAGGTCTACTCCACCGCTGCCGACAACCAGACCAGCGTCGAGATTAACGTGCTCCAGGGCGAGCGCGAGCTTGCCCGCGACAACAAGTCGCTCGGTAAGTTCCAGCTGACCGGTATCCCGGCTGCCCGCCGCGGCGTGCCGCAGATCGAGGTCACCTTCGACATCGACGCCAACGGTATCGTCAAGGTCTCCGCTAAGGACAAGGGCACCGGCAAGGAGCAGCAGATCACCATTTCCGGCTCCACTGCTCTGTCCGACGACGAAGTCGATCGTATGGTCAAGGACGCCGAGGCTCATGCCGAGGAGGACAAGAAGCAGAAGGAAGAGGTCGAGGTCCGCAACCAGACCGACAGTCTGTGCTACTCCACCGAGCAGACCCTCAACGAGCTGGGCGACAAGGTTTCCGCCGACGTGAAGTCCAAGGCCGAGGCCGCTATCGCCGACGCCAAGAAGGCGCTCGAGGGCTCTGACGTCGAGGCCATCAAGGCCGCCGGCGAGTCCCTGCAGTCCGTGGCCTACGAGCTGGCCCAGGTTGTCTATGCCGACGCTCAGCAGCAGACCGACGGTGCCGCTGGCGCCCAGCCTGCCGACGATGACGTTGTCGACGCCGACTACGAGGTTGTGGACGACGAGGACAAATAATCATGTCCGCCCGTAAAGCTCGCACGGAGGCGGCCGCCGTTGGTGCCGCCCCCGTTGACTCTGAGGAGAAGGACGTGAAGATTCCCGTAGAGGCCGCAGACGTTACCGAGGCCAACGAGGCCCCGGCCGCCGAGGCTGCCGAGAACCAAGTAGAGGATTCCAACAAGGAGGCGACGATGACCGAGGACGAGATGGTGGAAGCCGCTATCCGCGCCGGTGAGGAAGCCGCCGACAACGACTTTAAGCTCAAGTTCGAGCAGGCTCAGAAAGAGCTTGCCGACGTGCGCAATGAGCTCGATGCTGCGGCAGAGGCTCAGAAGGCCGCCGAGGACAAGGCAAAGGACGCCACCGAGCGCACCGCCCGTCTGCAGGCCGATTGGGAGAACTTCCGTCGCCGCACCGCCAACGAGCGCATCGCCGAGCGCGAGCGCGCGACCGAGAAGCTCGTCACTGCGCTGCTGCCGGTGGTTGACGATATCGAGCGTGCAATCGACCATGCCCGTAGCCAGGAGCTTTCCGACGATTTTAAGCAGTTCGTCGATGGCGTTGACGCGGTGCATGCCAAGCTGCTTGATGTGTTTGCGCACGAGGGCGTTGAGCCCATCGACCCCAAGGGCGAGGCGTTCGATCCGCTCGAGCACCAGGCCGTGGGGCGTGTCGAGGACGCATCGCAGTACGACGAGACCGTCAACGACGTGTACCAGAAGGGCTACCGCATGGCGGACCGCATCCTGCGCTCCGCGATGGTGACGGTGACCTACGGTGGCGATAAGCGCCCCGCACCGGAGCCCGAAGCGGCGCCCGAGGATGCCGCGGCCGATACGGCCGAGAGCGCCGAGGAGTAATTGAGAAGGGCCCCGGGGCAACACCCGGGGCCCTTTCTGGCCTAGTGCCATATGAAAGCATGAGCCGCCGTCCGCAGGGGCGGCGGATATAACAGGAGAGGAGCTACGATGGCTGCAGGCAAAACCTTCTATGACATCCTGGGCGTATCCAAGAGCGCCTCCGACAAAGAGATCAAGAGCGCGTTTCGCAAGCTCGCGCAAAAATATCACCCCGATGCCGGCGGCGACGAGGCCAAGTTCAAGGAGATCAGCGAGGCCTACGAGACGCTTTCGGACGAGAAGAAGCGCAAAGAGTACGACCAGATGCTCATGTTTGGCGGCATGCCGGGCGCGGGCGGCGCGTATGGCGGCGGCTACGGTGCCGGCGCAGGCGCCAGCGGCTGGGGCGATATCTTCGACAGCATCTTTAGCGGCAACGGCGCCTGGGGCAGCGATTGGGGCTCGGGCTTTGCCGGGGCTGCGGGCGCTGCCGGTGCCGGCGCGGGCCGCAGCCGTGCTCGCAAGGGCGGCGACCTGTCGTTGACCGTCGATGTTTCGGCCGAGGACGCGTTTCGCGGCGTGACGCACAAGGTCACCTACCGCATTCCCTCGACGGGCGAGCAACAGACAATTACGGTCTCAGTGCCTGCGGGCGCGGTCGACGGTGGCAAGCTGCGCTACAAGCGTCGCGGCGAGTACGGCGTTGCCGGCGGCGAGCGCGGCGACCTGGTCGTGACCACGCACGTGGAGGAGCATCCGCTGTTTAAGCGTAAAGGTGCCGACGTGACTATGGAGGTACCGGTCTCGGTCTACGAGGCGGCGCTCGGCTGCACGGTGGACGTGCCGACGCCCGGCGGTGCGACGGTTCGTCTGAAGGTGCCCGCGGGTACCCAGACGGGCAAGAAGTTCCGCTTTAAGGAGATGGGGGCGCCCGACGTTAAGCACCGTGGCCGCACAGGCGCGCTGCTCGTCGAGATCAAGGTGCAGGTCCCCACGAACCTATCCGATGATGAGCGCGACGCCATGACCAAGTTGCGTGAGGCCGACACGCGCGACTATCGCGAGAAGGTCAACCGTTACAAGGCGACGTACTAGGGCGGTCGTGGCGCACGCCCGCGCCCGCGGGCTTATGATGGACGATAACGAGACGGAAAGGGGTCAGGTAGCATGGCCGAGGACAATAGGAACAAACCGCTGTACATGATCAGCGTGGCGGCCGAGCTGACCGGCATGCATCCGCAGACTCTGCGCGTCTACGAGTCCAAGGGCCTGGTGAACCCCCAGCGCTCGGGTGGCAACACGCGTCTGTATTCGCGTGCCGATATCGAGCGCCTGGAGCTCATCAACCAGCTGACTGACGAGGGCATCAACCTTGCCGGCGTGGTGCGCATTCTCGATATGAAGGAGCGTGCCGAGGAGCGCGAGCGCGAGAACGAAAAGCTCCGCGCCCGCGTGCGCCAGCTCGAGGACGAGCTGCACGAGTACAAGATGCAGAAGAAGATTACCGCCCTGGCCCCGCGCGACGGCTCAGTCAACCCCGAGCAAGTCATGCGCAAGCTTTTGGGCGCAGGCGGGGATCTGTAGTTACGCGGTTTTACCAAACCGCGTAACGGGCCGACGCTGCTCGCCGCCCAGGGCGACAATTTGTCATTCAAAAGGCGAGGCATGACCAGAAGGTCAATGCCTCGCCTTTTTCATGCCAACTTGTTCGCTCTGGACGTCGCTCGCTGTCCGTCCTCTACCTGCGGCGTTGCCTTGCTCCGGATGCGGTAGTCATTGGGGACGTTCTTAAATGACTAGTCGAGAGGGACGCTCTTGCACCAAATCTTCCGACCCACACTGGGTTCGTCCTTTACTTTACTGAGATAAAGTGAACGTGTAGATTCGTAACCCACTCGCAACCGTTCTATGGCACGATATTGAACGAATGTATGCTATGCGCCCAAATCTTTTGGGCAGAGTGGGAGACAGTATGGTCAAGCTGTACGAGGACGGCGTCTACCTGCGCGGCGGCAGCGAGGTTGTGCCTGCGGCCGAGGCTGCCGAGCGCGGTATTACGCAGACGCCCGAGGATGCCAAGCGCGGCACCATCGCGTATTCGATCCTCCAGGCACACAACACGTCCGGAGATCCCGAGGCGCTCAAGATTCGCTTCGACGCCATGGCGAGCCACGACATCACCTTTGTCGGCATCATCCAGACGGCGCGCGCCTCGGGCATGGAGCAGTTCCCGCTGCCCTACGTGCTCACCAACTGCCATAACTCCCTGTGTGCCGTGGGCGGCACCATCAACGAGGACGACCACGTCTTTGGCCTCTCGGCTGCCAAGAAGTACGGCGGCATTTTCGTTCCGCCGCACATCGCCGTCATCCACTCCTTTATGCGCGAGAACTTCGCCGGTTGCGGCAAGATGATCCTGGGCTCCGACTCGCACACCCGCTACGGCGCCCTGGGCACCATGGCCGTGGGCGAGGGTGGTGGCGAGCTGGCAAAGCAACTGCTGCGCGACACCTACGACGTCGCCTATCCCGGTGTCGTCGCCATCTACCTCACGGGCGCCCCGCGCCCCGGCGTCGGCCCGCACGACGTGGCGCTCGCCATCATCCGCGCCGTCTTTGCCAAGGGCTACGTTAAGAACAAGGTCATGGAGTTTGTGGGCCCCGGCATCGCGAGCATGACGACCGACTACCGCAATGGCGTCGATGTCATGACCACCGAGACCACCTGCCTGTCGAGCATCTGGGCCACCGACGAGGACACGCACGCGTTTTTGACCATGCACGGCCGCGGCGACGACTACCGCGAGCTCAAGCCCGCCGATGTTGCCTACTACGACGGCTGCGTCGAGGTCGATCTGTCGAGCATCAAGCCCATGATTGCGCTGCCATTCCATCCTTCCAACGGCTTTGAGATCGACGAGCTCAACGAGAACCTCGAGGACATCCTGCGCGAGGTGGAGCTCGAGGCCGCCAAGATCGGCGAGGGCAAGACGCACTTTAGCCTGCTCGACAAGATCATCGACGGCAAGCTGCACGTGCAGCAGGGCGTTATCGCCGGCTGCTCGGGCGGCAACTACGACTCCGTGGTCCAGGCTGCCCGCGTGCTCAAGGGCGCCAACACCGGCTGCGGCGAGTTCTCGCTGTCGGTCTATCCCACGAGCCAGCCCGTGGCACTCGAGCTTACACGCCGCGGCTACATCTACGACCTTATGGAGGCCGGCGCGATTGTGCGCACGGCGTTCTGCGGCCCGTGCTTCGGCGCCGGCGACACGCCCGCCAACAATGGCCTTTCGATCCGCCACACCACGCGCAATTTCCCCAACCGCGAGGGTTCCAAGCCGGGTAATGGCCAGCTGAGTGCCGTAGCCCTGATGGACGCCCGCTCCATTGCGGCGACGGCTGCCAACGGCGGCGTCCTGACGCCGGCGACCGACCTGCCCGAGGAGACTTGGGACGAGGCCTGCGAGTACACCTTTGACGACGCGCCGTACAAAAAGCGCGTGTACTGGGGCTTTGGCAAGGCGGAGCCTGCCGACGAGCTGGTCGAGGGCCCCAACATCAAGCCGTGGCCCGCGATGGAGCCTCTCGGCGACGACATCCTGCTCAAGGTGTGCTCCAAGATCATGGACCCGGTCACCACGACCGACGAGCTCATTCCCTCGGGCGAGACGAGCTCCTTCCGCTCCAACCCGCTGGGCCTGGCCGAGTTTACGCTCAGCCGCCGCGACCCGGCCTACGTGGGCCGCTCCAAGGAGGTCGACGCCGTGGAGAAGCGCCGCGTTGCCGGCGAGGCCGCGGGCGACCTGGCGGCACTCGATGCTGAGCTTGCCAGCGTGTTTGAGGCACTGGCCGGCGCGGGTGTCACGGCCGATGCCAAGGCGACCGAGTACGGCTCTATGCTCTATGCCAAGAAGCCCGGCGACGGTTCCGCCCGCGAGCAGGCCGCGAGCTGCCAGCGCGTGATTGGCGGCCTGGCCAACATCGTCCACGAGTACGCCACCAAGCGCTATCGCTCCAACGTGATGAACTGGGGCATGGTGCCCTTCCAGATGGAGGCGGAGCCCAACTTTGAGGTGGGCGACTACGTCTTTGTGCCGGGTATCCGTGCCGCGCTCGATGGCGACCTGAAGAACATCGCTGCCTACGTGGTGCGTGCCGACGGTGCGGTTGAGCAGATTGAGCTCTACATTGCCGATATGACGGCAGAGGAGCGTGCCATCGTCAAGGCCGGCTGCTTGATCAACTACAACAAGTTCAAGGCCGCTGCCGAGTAACGCACTTAATTGTCCGCCCGGGGCTTACCCTTTCCCGCCCGCTCACGCGCTTCGCGAAGGTCGC
This genomic interval carries:
- a CDS encoding FAD-binding protein — protein: MSHSRERIPVETKQYPDMECDVVIAGCGVAGLYASLNLPTSTRVIMLSKGAVDECDSMLAQGGICVLPEGSDYDAFFEDTMHAGHYENRRESVDIMIRSSRSVINDLLAMGVDFERKADGGLDFTREGAHSRPRIAFHADITGKEITTKLLQAVRKLDNVQILEHVAMTDILTGERDGATVCAGVVAVPVDEDNSVRPADELTNAAEGVHAGEPFKIHARHTLWATGGIGGVYDHSTNYPQLTGDACYIAQEHGIKMEHLDYVQIHPTGLFSPQPGRTFLISESCRGEGAILLNAAGERFTDELQPRDVVAAAIREQMKQDDTEHEWLSFAPVERDVVTGHFANIRARCLEDGRDILDEPIPVTPTQHYFMGGVWVDKDGRTSMPELYAAGETACNGVHGKNRLASNSLLEALVWGRRAAWYMRTGESLAVEQAGDPALDGRHRALGADPLAIDDLARAAGTQAVEE
- the nadC gene encoding carboxylating nicotinate-nucleotide diphosphorylase, which codes for MNPITMKLVVDDLILQALREDITFEDVSTASVCPTARPATVELIAKADGIIAGLDVFARTFELLDSQSSVLFDVADGDEVHAGDHVGQVRGDARVLLSGERVALNYLQRMSGIATYTHRMAAALEGTKTVLVDTRKTTPGMRVFEKAAVEIGGGSNHRYNLSTAVMLKDNHIDAAGGVTRAIEMARAHASFTTTVEIECENLDMVREAVEAGADIIMFDNMTHDDMAAAIELIAGRAKTECSGNVDASNIRALADLGVDFISSGALTHSAPILDLSLKHLRLLDGK
- a CDS encoding transcription repressor NadR, giving the protein MNARERRRAIMAVLEGAKGPVSGSALAREVGVSRQIVVQDIALLRADGHDIVATNRGYVLQEAPSSPAVPTRLVKVRHSVEQAGDELTSIVDAGGAVLNVIVNHRVYGKITADLDIRNRRDVERYLRDIESGKSFPLLTVTSGYHFHRIAAEDEQTLDEIEAMLKEKGYLADLMPYEDDLS
- a CDS encoding indolepyruvate ferredoxin oxidoreductase subunit alpha, which translates into the protein MFLPESNRRASPVASVNREETTMAHPVIDADECIACGVCVDSCPAGVLELQDVATVADEDSCVACGACQDACPAGAITEIVEE
- the dnaK gene encoding molecular chaperone DnaK, which encodes MGKILGIDLGTTNSAMAVLEGGSPTIIVNAEGDRTTPSVVGFRADGDRVVGKAAKNQAVTNPKNTVFSIKRFMGRKYSECTSEIKTVPYEVKEGQGGRAVVDIEGKDYTAEQVSAMTLAKMKADAEKYLGETVTDAVITVPAYFNDAQRQATKDAGKIAGLNVKRIVNEPTAAALAYGLDKQGTDQRILVFDLGGGTFDVSILDLADGVFEVLSTSGDNHLGGDDWDQRVIDWMADKFQQENGVDLRQDPMALQRLKEAAENAKKELSAAQQTTINLPFITMNQSGPLHLNYTLTRAEFEKITRDLLERCKQPVTNALRDAKLKLSDLTEVILVGGSTRMPAVQELVKTMTGKQPNMSVNPDEVVADGAAVQGGVLTGDVEGILLLDVTPLSLGVETMGGIMTKMIDRNTTIPTSKTEVYSTAADNQTSVEINVLQGERELARDNKSLGKFQLTGIPAARRGVPQIEVTFDIDANGIVKVSAKDKGTGKEQQITISGSTALSDDEVDRMVKDAEAHAEEDKKQKEEVEVRNQTDSLCYSTEQTLNELGDKVSADVKSKAEAAIADAKKALEGSDVEAIKAAGESLQSVAYELAQVVYADAQQQTDGAAGAQPADDDVVDADYEVVDDEDK
- a CDS encoding nucleotide exchange factor GrpE, with amino-acid sequence MSARKARTEAAAVGAAPVDSEEKDVKIPVEAADVTEANEAPAAEAAENQVEDSNKEATMTEDEMVEAAIRAGEEAADNDFKLKFEQAQKELADVRNELDAAAEAQKAAEDKAKDATERTARLQADWENFRRRTANERIAERERATEKLVTALLPVVDDIERAIDHARSQELSDDFKQFVDGVDAVHAKLLDVFAHEGVEPIDPKGEAFDPLEHQAVGRVEDASQYDETVNDVYQKGYRMADRILRSAMVTVTYGGDKRPAPEPEAAPEDAAADTAESAEE
- a CDS encoding DnaJ C-terminal domain-containing protein, whose product is MAAGKTFYDILGVSKSASDKEIKSAFRKLAQKYHPDAGGDEAKFKEISEAYETLSDEKKRKEYDQMLMFGGMPGAGGAYGGGYGAGAGASGWGDIFDSIFSGNGAWGSDWGSGFAGAAGAAGAGAGRSRARKGGDLSLTVDVSAEDAFRGVTHKVTYRIPSTGEQQTITVSVPAGAVDGGKLRYKRRGEYGVAGGERGDLVVTTHVEEHPLFKRKGADVTMEVPVSVYEAALGCTVDVPTPGGATVRLKVPAGTQTGKKFRFKEMGAPDVKHRGRTGALLVEIKVQVPTNLSDDERDAMTKLREADTRDYREKVNRYKATY
- a CDS encoding heat shock protein transcriptional repressor HspR, with protein sequence MAEDNRNKPLYMISVAAELTGMHPQTLRVYESKGLVNPQRSGGNTRLYSRADIERLELINQLTDEGINLAGVVRILDMKERAEERERENEKLRARVRQLEDELHEYKMQKKITALAPRDGSVNPEQVMRKLLGAGGDL
- a CDS encoding hydratase → MVKLYEDGVYLRGGSEVVPAAEAAERGITQTPEDAKRGTIAYSILQAHNTSGDPEALKIRFDAMASHDITFVGIIQTARASGMEQFPLPYVLTNCHNSLCAVGGTINEDDHVFGLSAAKKYGGIFVPPHIAVIHSFMRENFAGCGKMILGSDSHTRYGALGTMAVGEGGGELAKQLLRDTYDVAYPGVVAIYLTGAPRPGVGPHDVALAIIRAVFAKGYVKNKVMEFVGPGIASMTTDYRNGVDVMTTETTCLSSIWATDEDTHAFLTMHGRGDDYRELKPADVAYYDGCVEVDLSSIKPMIALPFHPSNGFEIDELNENLEDILREVELEAAKIGEGKTHFSLLDKIIDGKLHVQQGVIAGCSGGNYDSVVQAARVLKGANTGCGEFSLSVYPTSQPVALELTRRGYIYDLMEAGAIVRTAFCGPCFGAGDTPANNGLSIRHTTRNFPNREGSKPGNGQLSAVALMDARSIAATAANGGVLTPATDLPEETWDEACEYTFDDAPYKKRVYWGFGKAEPADELVEGPNIKPWPAMEPLGDDILLKVCSKIMDPVTTTDELIPSGETSSFRSNPLGLAEFTLSRRDPAYVGRSKEVDAVEKRRVAGEAAGDLAALDAELASVFEALAGAGVTADAKATEYGSMLYAKKPGDGSAREQAASCQRVIGGLANIVHEYATKRYRSNVMNWGMVPFQMEAEPNFEVGDYVFVPGIRAALDGDLKNIAAYVVRADGAVEQIELYIADMTAEERAIVKAGCLINYNKFKAAAE